In Streptomyces seoulensis, the following are encoded in one genomic region:
- a CDS encoding succinate dehydrogenase iron-sulfur subunit, with product MATPVLDKVEADSAASPYITVTLRIRRFNPEVAAEPHWEDFQLEMDPKERVLDGLNKIKWDLDGTLTFRRSCAHGICGSDAMRINGKNRLACKTLIKDVNPGKPITVEPIKGLTALKDLVVDMEPFFQAYRDVMPFLVTNDTNEPTRERLQTAEDRERFDDTTKCILCAACTSSCPVFWNDGQYFGPAAIVNAHRFIFDSRDDAGEQRLEILNDRDGVWRCRTTFNCTDACPRGIEVTKAIQEVKRALITRRF from the coding sequence ATGGCTACCCCTGTTCTGGACAAGGTGGAGGCGGACTCCGCGGCGTCCCCCTACATCACGGTCACCCTCCGCATCCGCCGGTTCAACCCGGAGGTCGCGGCGGAGCCCCACTGGGAAGACTTCCAGCTGGAGATGGACCCCAAGGAGCGCGTCCTCGACGGGCTCAACAAGATCAAGTGGGACCTCGACGGCACGCTGACCTTCCGGCGTTCCTGCGCCCACGGCATCTGCGGGTCCGACGCGATGCGGATCAACGGCAAGAACCGGCTGGCCTGCAAGACGCTGATCAAGGACGTCAACCCGGGGAAGCCGATCACGGTCGAGCCCATCAAGGGCCTGACCGCGCTCAAGGACCTCGTGGTCGACATGGAGCCGTTCTTCCAGGCGTACCGGGACGTCATGCCGTTCCTGGTCACCAACGACACCAACGAGCCGACCCGTGAGCGGCTGCAGACCGCCGAGGACCGTGAGCGGTTCGACGACACCACGAAGTGCATCCTGTGCGCCGCGTGCACCTCGTCGTGCCCGGTGTTCTGGAACGACGGCCAGTACTTCGGTCCGGCCGCGATCGTGAACGCCCACCGCTTCATCTTCGACTCGCGCGACGACGCGGGCGAGCAGCGCCTGGAGATCCTCAACGACCGCGACGGCGTCTGGCGCTGCCGCACGACCTTCAACTGCACGGACGCCTGCCCGCGCGGCATCGAGGTCACGAAGGCGATCCAGGAAGTGAAGCGCGCCCTGATCACGCGTCGCTTCTAA
- the sdhA gene encoding succinate dehydrogenase flavoprotein subunit, whose translation MKIHKYDTVIVGAGGAGMRAAIESTKRSRTAVLTKLYPTRSHTGAAQGGMAAALANVEEDNWEWHTFDTVKGGDYLVDQDAAEILAKEAIDAVLDLEKMGLPFNRTPGGTIDQRRFGGHSRNHGEAPVRRSCYAADRTGHMILQTLYQNCVKEGVEFFNEFYVLDQLITEVDGVKTSSGVVAYELATGEIHVFQAKSVIYASGGTGKFFKVTSNAHTLTGDGQAACFRRGIPLEDMEFFQFHPTGIWRMGILLTEGARGEGGILRNKDGERFMEKYAPVMKDLASRDVVSRSIYTEIREGRGCGPEGDHVYLDLTHLPPEQLDAKLPDITEFARTYLGIEPYTDPIPIQPTAHYAMGGIPTNVEGEVLSDNTTVVPGLYAAGEVACVSVHGANRLGTNSLLDINVFGRRAGIAAADYAHTVDFVELPENPEAMVVAQIERLRDATGTERVADIRRELQETMDANVMVFRTEQTIKTAVEKIAELRERYLNVSIQDKGKRFNTDLLEAIELGNLLELAEVMAVSALARKESRGGHYREDYPNRDDVNFMRHTMAYREVGDDGSETVRLDYKPVVQTRYQPMERKY comes from the coding sequence ATGAAGATCCACAAGTACGACACCGTCATCGTCGGCGCCGGTGGCGCGGGCATGCGCGCGGCCATCGAGTCCACGAAGCGCAGCCGCACCGCCGTGCTGACCAAGCTCTACCCCACCCGCTCCCACACGGGCGCCGCGCAGGGCGGCATGGCCGCCGCGCTCGCCAACGTGGAGGAGGACAACTGGGAGTGGCACACCTTCGACACGGTCAAGGGCGGTGACTACCTGGTCGACCAGGACGCCGCCGAGATCCTGGCGAAGGAGGCCATCGACGCGGTCCTCGACCTGGAGAAGATGGGCCTGCCGTTCAACCGGACGCCGGGCGGGACGATCGACCAGCGCCGCTTCGGCGGTCACTCCCGCAACCACGGCGAGGCCCCGGTCCGCCGGTCCTGCTACGCGGCCGACCGCACCGGCCACATGATCCTCCAGACGCTGTACCAGAACTGCGTCAAGGAGGGCGTGGAGTTCTTCAACGAGTTCTACGTGCTGGACCAGCTCATCACCGAGGTCGACGGCGTCAAGACGTCCTCCGGCGTGGTGGCGTACGAGCTGGCCACCGGCGAGATCCACGTCTTCCAGGCGAAGTCCGTGATCTACGCGTCCGGCGGCACCGGCAAGTTCTTCAAGGTGACCTCCAACGCGCACACCCTGACCGGTGACGGCCAGGCCGCGTGCTTCCGCCGGGGCATCCCGCTGGAGGACATGGAGTTCTTCCAGTTCCACCCGACCGGCATCTGGCGCATGGGCATCCTGCTGACGGAGGGCGCCCGCGGTGAGGGCGGCATCCTCCGCAACAAGGACGGCGAGCGCTTCATGGAGAAGTACGCGCCGGTCATGAAGGACCTCGCGTCCCGTGACGTCGTCTCGCGCTCGATCTACACCGAGATCCGCGAGGGCCGGGGCTGTGGTCCCGAGGGCGACCACGTCTACCTCGACCTCACCCACCTGCCGCCGGAGCAGCTGGACGCGAAGCTCCCGGACATCACCGAGTTCGCGCGCACCTACCTGGGCATCGAGCCGTACACGGACCCGATCCCGATCCAGCCCACCGCGCACTACGCGATGGGCGGCATCCCGACCAACGTCGAGGGTGAGGTCCTGTCGGACAACACCACCGTCGTGCCGGGTCTGTACGCGGCCGGCGAGGTCGCCTGTGTCTCCGTGCACGGCGCCAACCGCCTGGGCACCAACTCGCTGCTGGACATCAACGTGTTCGGCCGCCGCGCGGGCATCGCCGCCGCCGACTACGCCCACACCGTGGACTTCGTCGAGCTGCCGGAGAACCCCGAGGCGATGGTCGTCGCGCAGATCGAGCGGCTGCGGGACGCCACCGGCACCGAGCGGGTGGCCGACATCCGCCGGGAGCTGCAGGAGACCATGGACGCCAACGTGATGGTGTTCCGCACCGAGCAGACGATCAAGACGGCGGTCGAGAAGATCGCCGAGCTGCGCGAGCGGTACCTCAACGTGTCGATCCAGGACAAGGGCAAGCGGTTCAACACCGACCTGCTGGAGGCCATCGAGCTGGGCAACCTGCTGGAGCTGGCCGAGGTCATGGCGGTCTCCGCGCTGGCCCGCAAGGAGTCCCGCGGCGGTCACTACCGCGAGGACTACCCGAACCGCGACGACGTCAACTTCATGCGTCACACGATGGCGTACCGCGAGGTGGGCGACGACGGCTCGGAGACCGTGCGTCTCGACTACAAGCCGGTCGTCCAGACCCGCTACCAGCCGATGGAGCGTAAGTACTGA
- a CDS encoding helix-turn-helix domain-containing protein: MNRKELEPEKSPGAAFGQRLRSMRDERGWTQDELAERMGYSGTHISAVETGRRSPTPHFAQSVDKAFGTGDQFEREGRAVRNTGLLEGFPEYVPHEKRAAEIRLFELGIIPGLLQTPEYAAAITTGAVKRGAITEQQAEERLTLLAGRRAALERTPAPLVFVVLDESCLKRIVGGHQVMRAQLTKLLEFAELPTTVLQVAPYELGERRAFDLPVHLLTLTDRTNLAYAESAQRGHLVRETTSVVSMLTAYHQLQAEALSQAASVAVIEDLRKGTP; encoded by the coding sequence TTGAACCGGAAAGAGCTGGAGCCCGAGAAGTCGCCCGGAGCGGCCTTCGGCCAGCGTTTACGCAGCATGCGGGACGAGCGGGGGTGGACCCAGGACGAACTCGCCGAACGCATGGGCTATTCGGGCACCCACATCTCGGCCGTCGAAACTGGTCGGCGCTCCCCAACTCCCCACTTCGCGCAGAGCGTCGACAAGGCGTTCGGAACCGGTGACCAGTTCGAACGCGAGGGGCGAGCAGTACGCAACACCGGTCTGCTGGAAGGGTTCCCGGAGTACGTTCCACACGAGAAACGAGCCGCGGAAATCAGGCTCTTCGAGCTGGGGATCATTCCGGGTCTGTTGCAGACGCCGGAATACGCCGCCGCCATCACGACGGGGGCCGTAAAACGGGGCGCAATCACGGAACAGCAGGCTGAGGAGCGCCTGACGCTGCTCGCAGGACGGCGGGCCGCGCTGGAGCGCACCCCCGCTCCACTGGTCTTCGTGGTCCTCGACGAGAGCTGCCTCAAGAGGATCGTCGGCGGTCACCAAGTCATGAGGGCGCAGCTCACCAAGCTCCTTGAGTTCGCCGAGTTGCCCACGACGGTGCTCCAAGTGGCACCGTACGAACTCGGTGAGCGGCGGGCGTTCGACCTGCCGGTCCACCTGCTGACGCTGACCGACAGGACCAACCTCGCCTACGCGGAGTCAGCCCAGCGAGGTCACCTGGTCCGCGAAACCACGTCAGTGGTCTCGATGCTGACGGCCTACCATCAACTTCAGGCCGAAGCGCTGTCGCAGGCGGCTTCCGTAGCCGTGATCGAAGACCTTCGAAAGGGCACCCCGTGA
- a CDS encoding TetR/AcrR family transcriptional regulator produces the protein MPAKNDGPEAGTQSKSEHTRALILETAMRLFQENGYDKTTMRAIAKEAGVSVGNAYYYFAGKEHLIQGFYDRIAAEHQVAARSVLETETALEARLAGVLTAWLDIAEPYHEFAVQFFKNAADPDSPLSPFSAESEHAREQAISVHREVLAGSKSKVSPELRDALPELMWLSQMGLVLYWVFDRTEDRERSYRLARRGARLTARGVALSRFRVLRPLVLEVHELFNDFLPGMTKALPAPRSRT, from the coding sequence GTGCCCGCGAAGAACGACGGCCCCGAGGCCGGAACCCAGAGCAAGTCGGAACACACCCGCGCGCTGATCCTCGAGACCGCGATGCGCTTGTTCCAGGAGAACGGCTACGACAAGACCACGATGCGGGCCATCGCCAAGGAGGCCGGCGTCTCGGTCGGCAACGCGTACTACTACTTCGCGGGCAAGGAGCACCTGATCCAGGGCTTCTACGACCGGATCGCCGCCGAGCACCAGGTGGCGGCCCGGTCGGTGCTGGAGACGGAGACCGCCCTGGAGGCGCGGCTCGCCGGCGTGCTCACCGCGTGGCTGGACATCGCGGAGCCGTACCACGAGTTCGCCGTGCAGTTCTTCAAGAACGCGGCCGACCCGGACAGCCCCCTGAGCCCCTTCTCGGCGGAGAGCGAGCACGCCCGCGAGCAGGCGATCAGCGTGCACCGCGAGGTGCTGGCGGGCTCCAAGTCCAAGGTCTCCCCCGAGCTGCGCGACGCGCTGCCCGAGTTGATGTGGCTCTCCCAGATGGGCCTGGTCCTCTACTGGGTCTTCGACCGTACGGAGGACCGCGAGCGCAGCTACCGCCTGGCCCGGCGCGGCGCACGCCTCACCGCGCGCGGTGTCGCCCTCTCCCGCTTCCGCGTCCTGCGCCCCCTGGTCCTGGAGGTCCACGAACTCTTCAACGACTTCCTGCCCGGCATGACGAAGGCCCTCCCGGCGCCGCGAAGCCGAACCTGA
- a CDS encoding Uma2 family endonuclease — MSAASVEQPFADDEPFSLTAIAAEIMERHPGYRVEIIGGHLLVTPSPDAPHARALTGLMQPFLLAGLFGGEADVVQNVSIWLPGGEDYAIPDLAVVDGDIDDHLIEGTAYDPVCFRLVLEVTSGNWKDDLKTKVGAYAQAKVPVYVVVDRKHQRLHVLTEPAEGTYGTHRIHSPGEKVTLPDSIGAKVTLDVAAIIEAGRPRR, encoded by the coding sequence ATGTCCGCAGCATCCGTAGAGCAGCCCTTCGCCGACGACGAGCCGTTCTCGCTGACGGCGATCGCCGCCGAGATCATGGAGCGCCATCCGGGCTACCGCGTCGAGATCATCGGAGGCCACCTCCTCGTGACACCGTCCCCGGATGCCCCGCACGCCCGTGCCCTGACCGGCCTCATGCAGCCGTTCCTCCTGGCCGGCCTGTTCGGCGGCGAAGCCGATGTGGTCCAGAACGTCTCGATCTGGCTCCCCGGAGGGGAGGACTACGCCATCCCGGACCTCGCCGTCGTGGACGGTGACATCGACGACCACCTGATCGAAGGCACCGCCTACGACCCGGTCTGCTTCCGCCTCGTCCTCGAAGTGACCTCCGGCAACTGGAAGGACGACCTCAAGACCAAGGTCGGCGCCTACGCCCAGGCCAAGGTCCCCGTCTACGTCGTCGTGGACCGTAAGCACCAGCGTCTCCACGTGCTCACCGAGCCCGCCGAGGGAACGTACGGGACCCACCGCATCCACTCCCCCGGCGAGAAAGTCACCCTCCCCGACTCCATCGGAGCGAAGGTCACCCTGGACGTGGCCGCGATCATCGAGGCGGGACGCCCTCGTCGCTAG
- a CDS encoding succinate dehydrogenase hydrophobic membrane anchor subunit, with product MSTSEINLTGSSADAAEDAYALSLDAPRSRTRTKKTPKSTRGNFEMAAWLFMRLSGIVLVVLVLGHLLIQLVLDGGVSKIGFAFVAGRWASPFWQVWDLLMLWLAMLHGANGLRTVINDYAERVNTRLWLKGLLYTATVFTILLGTLVIFTFDPNIR from the coding sequence ATGTCCACCTCTGAGATCAATCTGACGGGCTCCTCCGCGGACGCCGCCGAGGACGCCTACGCGCTCTCGCTGGACGCCCCGCGCTCGCGCACCCGTACCAAGAAGACCCCGAAGTCCACGCGGGGCAACTTCGAGATGGCCGCCTGGCTCTTCATGCGCCTGTCCGGCATCGTGCTGGTCGTGCTGGTCCTCGGCCACCTGCTGATCCAGCTCGTGCTGGACGGCGGCGTCTCCAAGATCGGCTTCGCCTTCGTGGCCGGCCGCTGGGCGTCCCCGTTCTGGCAGGTCTGGGACCTGCTGATGCTGTGGCTGGCGATGCTGCACGGCGCGAACGGCCTGCGCACGGTCATCAACGACTACGCGGAGCGCGTGAACACCCGCCTGTGGCTCAAGGGCCTGCTCTACACGGCCACGGTGTTCACCATCCTGCTGGGCACGCTGGTGATCTTCACCTTCGACCCGAACATCCGCTAG
- a CDS encoding VOC family protein: protein MSDDEAHELLGFDNVVLPVGDLGEAVGFYERAGFSVGFRFDEGGIALLRVGGETPGILLRHEEGLGQRPPSWPASRLWLEVPDARAAARRLAAAGIEPVDEAMSTATGRTVEFADPWGNVFGFTDYTRRPELARRA, encoded by the coding sequence ATGTCAGACGACGAAGCGCACGAGTTGCTGGGGTTCGACAATGTGGTGCTTCCCGTGGGGGATCTCGGGGAGGCGGTGGGGTTTTACGAGCGGGCCGGGTTCAGTGTGGGGTTCCGGTTCGACGAGGGTGGGATCGCGCTGCTGAGGGTGGGCGGGGAGACGCCCGGGATTCTGCTGCGCCACGAGGAGGGGCTCGGGCAGCGGCCGCCCTCCTGGCCCGCGTCCCGGCTGTGGCTGGAAGTACCGGACGCGCGGGCGGCCGCGCGGCGGCTCGCGGCGGCCGGGATCGAGCCCGTGGACGAGGCGATGTCGACGGCGACCGGGCGGACCGTGGAGTTCGCCGACCCGTGGGGCAACGTCTTCGGCTTCACCGACTACACCAGGCGCCCCGAACTCGCCCGCAGGGCTTGA
- a CDS encoding 2-oxo-4-hydroxy-4-carboxy-5-ureidoimidazoline decarboxylase: MPAQRSPYLPTPLDAFNLAPAEEARALLLRCLRNARWAHRLAEHRPYPDLAALLAAADEAAYDLRVVDLADALAGESLPELPEDTYSAAHTALSAAHAAYEARFGHVFVIAPGGASPQESLDRVLEGIRSRLANDPEDERVIAAEELRGLARHRLTTHLGATATRTTCHYAPRPGV, from the coding sequence CTGCCTGCGCAACGTTCGCCGTATCTCCCGACCCCGCTCGACGCCTTCAACCTGGCGCCGGCCGAGGAGGCCCGCGCGCTGCTCCTGCGCTGTCTGCGCAACGCCCGCTGGGCGCACCGGCTCGCCGAGCACCGCCCCTACCCCGACCTGGCCGCCCTGCTGGCCGCGGCGGACGAGGCGGCCTACGACCTGCGGGTCGTCGACCTCGCCGACGCCCTGGCGGGCGAGTCCCTGCCCGAGCTGCCCGAGGACACCTACTCGGCCGCCCACACGGCCCTGAGCGCGGCGCACGCCGCCTACGAGGCCCGCTTCGGCCATGTCTTCGTGATCGCGCCGGGCGGGGCCTCTCCCCAGGAGTCGCTGGACCGGGTCCTGGAGGGCATCCGGTCACGATTGGCGAACGATCCCGAGGACGAACGGGTGATCGCCGCCGAGGAGCTGCGCGGCCTGGCCCGGCACCGGCTCACCACCCACCTGGGCGCCACCGCCACCCGTACGACCTGCCACTACGCGCCCCGGCCCGGGGTATAG
- a CDS encoding VOC family protein has protein sequence MPEVTTPYATGTPCWVDLMAQDQQAALDFYRDLFGWQGSPGPAEFGGYAVCELRGMPVAGIGPTMAPEGMQEPPTVWTSYLASTDALATQDQIVAAGGTLLAPTMDVGTLGRMLIAADPQGAVFGVWQPGDFFGAGVVNEPGALTWNELHTSDIEAARAFYGEAFGIEILPMEGHDAYWVLRVGERTVGGATLLANDPPGAPANWLTYFAVDDVDFTVDALVRSGGNVLAPPFDMAAGRMSVVTDPQGAPFAMIKSAGS, from the coding sequence ATGCCCGAAGTGACCACCCCGTACGCGACCGGCACCCCCTGCTGGGTCGACCTGATGGCGCAGGACCAGCAGGCCGCGCTGGACTTCTACCGGGACCTGTTCGGCTGGCAGGGCTCGCCGGGGCCGGCCGAGTTCGGCGGGTACGCGGTGTGCGAGCTGCGGGGCATGCCCGTGGCCGGGATCGGGCCGACGATGGCGCCGGAGGGCATGCAGGAGCCGCCCACCGTGTGGACCAGCTACCTCGCCAGCACCGACGCGCTCGCCACCCAGGACCAGATCGTCGCCGCCGGCGGCACCCTGCTGGCGCCCACGATGGACGTCGGCACCCTCGGCCGGATGCTGATCGCCGCCGACCCGCAGGGCGCGGTGTTCGGGGTGTGGCAGCCCGGCGACTTCTTCGGCGCGGGCGTGGTCAACGAGCCGGGCGCCCTGACCTGGAACGAGCTGCACACCAGCGACATCGAGGCCGCACGCGCCTTCTACGGCGAGGCGTTCGGCATCGAGATCCTGCCGATGGAGGGCCACGACGCGTACTGGGTGCTGCGCGTGGGTGAGCGTACGGTCGGCGGCGCGACCCTTCTCGCCAACGACCCCCCGGGCGCCCCGGCCAACTGGCTGACGTACTTCGCGGTCGACGACGTCGACTTTACGGTGGACGCCCTGGTCCGCAGCGGCGGCAACGTCCTCGCCCCGCCCTTCGACATGGCCGCGGGCCGCATGTCGGTGGTCACCGACCCACAGGGCGCGCCGTTCGCGATGATCAAGTCCGCCGGCTCCTGA
- a CDS encoding dienelactone hydrolase family protein — protein sequence MLPINTRTVEYRADGLTMSGHLALPAGTGRGPAVLLGPEGMGLSDVERRRADALAELGYVALAFDLHGGRYLGDPEEMLARCMPLLADPERMRALGHAALDVLAAEPRVDPDRIAAVGYGTGGMIALELGRDGVDLRAIGTVNGLNTGRPGEAARIRCPVWAGVGSEDPIMSAAQREAFTAEMQAAGVDWRLTVYGGALHAFHHPPVGHPTVPGVGHHPRHARRAWHDVVALLTECLPVTE from the coding sequence ATGCTGCCGATTAACACCCGCACGGTCGAGTACCGGGCCGACGGTCTGACGATGAGCGGGCACCTCGCGCTCCCGGCCGGTACCGGCCGCGGGCCCGCCGTGCTGCTCGGGCCGGAGGGCATGGGGCTCAGCGATGTCGAGCGCCGCCGGGCCGATGCCCTCGCCGAACTGGGTTACGTGGCGCTGGCCTTCGACCTCCACGGTGGGCGTTATCTGGGCGATCCCGAGGAAATGCTGGCCCGCTGCATGCCGCTGCTCGCCGACCCCGAGCGGATGCGGGCCCTCGGTCACGCTGCGCTCGACGTACTGGCCGCCGAACCTCGCGTCGACCCCGACCGGATCGCCGCCGTCGGCTACGGCACCGGCGGCATGATCGCGCTGGAGCTCGGGCGCGACGGTGTCGACCTGCGCGCGATCGGGACCGTCAACGGACTGAACACCGGCCGGCCGGGCGAGGCGGCACGCATCCGCTGCCCGGTGTGGGCCGGGGTCGGGTCGGAGGACCCGATCATGTCGGCCGCCCAACGGGAGGCGTTCACGGCCGAGATGCAGGCCGCGGGCGTCGACTGGCGCCTGACGGTCTACGGCGGCGCCCTGCACGCCTTCCACCACCCGCCCGTCGGCCATCCCACGGTCCCCGGTGTCGGCCACCACCCACGGCATGCGCGACGCGCCTGGCACGACGTGGTCGCCCTGCTCACCGAGTGCCTGCCCGTGACGGAGTGA
- a CDS encoding hemerythrin domain-containing protein → MAETQDVVELILQDHRRMEDLFRQMRSVEADRAGALQEFAGLLVAHALAEEAEVYPALKRYRNIDDEEVEHGEHEHDEGNEALLNLLEVEEVGSEEWDSKLEELVEAITHHTDEEERTILNGARENVPMSRREELGVAFVADRDRRLKNDPGSVENLRKVVGSSD, encoded by the coding sequence ATGGCCGAGACCCAGGACGTCGTCGAACTCATCCTTCAGGACCACCGCCGTATGGAGGACCTGTTCCGGCAGATGCGCAGCGTCGAGGCGGACCGGGCCGGGGCGCTCCAGGAGTTCGCCGGTCTGCTGGTGGCGCACGCGCTGGCGGAGGAGGCGGAGGTCTACCCGGCGCTGAAGCGGTACCGGAACATCGACGACGAAGAGGTCGAGCACGGCGAGCACGAGCACGACGAGGGCAACGAGGCGCTCCTGAACCTGCTGGAGGTCGAGGAGGTCGGCTCCGAGGAGTGGGACTCCAAGCTGGAGGAGCTGGTGGAGGCGATCACCCACCACACCGACGAGGAGGAGCGCACCATCCTCAACGGCGCCCGCGAGAACGTGCCGATGTCCCGCCGCGAGGAACTGGGCGTGGCCTTCGTCGCAGACCGCGACCGCCGCCTCAAGAACGACCCGGGCTCGGTCGAGAACCTGCGCAAGGTCGTCGGCTCTTCGGACTGA
- a CDS encoding thiol-disulfide oxidoreductase DCC family protein, whose product MSGTVDRGVTSAPVRGLTVLYDAECGLCAHLRDWLVRQSQLVPLELVPAGSDEALARFPGVDPAKTLEEVTVIGDSGQVYRGAAAWVVVLWALREHRPLAHRLSTPAGALLARGAVLAAAKYRGAQWSKQRGGKWGGQGTYSRADGWKYVRDQGWVYDPPSCAGSTRPTR is encoded by the coding sequence GTGAGCGGCACCGTGGACCGGGGCGTCACGAGCGCCCCGGTCCGGGGCCTGACGGTCCTCTACGACGCCGAGTGCGGCCTCTGCGCCCACCTGCGCGACTGGCTCGTACGGCAGTCCCAGCTGGTCCCCCTGGAACTGGTGCCCGCCGGCTCGGACGAGGCCCTGGCCCGTTTCCCCGGTGTGGACCCGGCGAAGACGCTGGAGGAGGTCACCGTGATCGGGGACTCCGGCCAGGTGTACCGGGGTGCGGCGGCCTGGGTCGTGGTGCTGTGGGCCCTGCGCGAGCACCGCCCGCTGGCCCACCGGCTCAGCACCCCGGCCGGCGCGCTGCTGGCGCGGGGCGCGGTGCTGGCGGCGGCGAAGTACCGGGGCGCGCAGTGGAGCAAGCAGCGCGGCGGCAAGTGGGGCGGGCAGGGCACGTACAGCCGCGCGGACGGCTGGAAGTACGTGCGCGACCAGGGCTGGGTGTACGACCCCCCGTCCTGCGCCGGCAGCACCCGCCCCACTCGTTAG
- the sdhC gene encoding succinate dehydrogenase, cytochrome b556 subunit produces MPAGTLYRGREGMWSWVAHRVTGVLIFFFLFVHVLDTALVRVSPEDYDKVVATYKTPIVALLEYGLVAAILFHALNGLRVIAVDFWSKGPRYQKQMLWSVLGVWIILMAGALYPVLGHAARVLFGS; encoded by the coding sequence GTGCCGGCTGGAACGTTGTACCGCGGCCGGGAAGGCATGTGGTCCTGGGTGGCTCATCGAGTCACCGGCGTCCTCATCTTCTTCTTCCTGTTCGTTCACGTGCTGGACACCGCTCTCGTGCGTGTCTCCCCCGAGGACTACGACAAGGTCGTAGCCACGTACAAGACCCCGATCGTCGCGCTGCTGGAGTACGGCCTCGTCGCCGCCATCCTCTTCCACGCGCTCAACGGTCTGCGCGTCATCGCCGTCGACTTCTGGTCGAAGGGCCCGCGCTACCAGAAGCAGATGCTGTGGAGCGTCCTCGGCGTCTGGATCATCCTGATGGCCGGCGCCCTGTACCCGGTCCTCGGCCACGCCGCTCGTGTCCTGTTCGGGAGCTGA
- a CDS encoding DUF397 domain-containing protein: protein MSETPNWFKSSYSSNGGACVEVATNLLPSHGTIPVRDSKHRAGSVLELRAAAFSTFVTGVKNGQFETL, encoded by the coding sequence GTGAGCGAGACCCCGAACTGGTTCAAGTCCTCCTACAGCAGCAACGGCGGCGCCTGCGTCGAGGTCGCCACCAACCTGCTCCCCTCACACGGCACCATCCCCGTCCGCGACTCCAAGCACCGCGCGGGCTCCGTCCTGGAACTTCGTGCCGCCGCCTTCTCCACCTTTGTGACCGGCGTGAAGAACGGTCAGTTCGAGACACTCTGA
- a CDS encoding NUDIX domain-containing protein, which produces MKRVVARLWHAMRGSVQWRVLWLANAKFMVGVTGVVRNDAGQVLLLKHRMWPESRPWGLPTGFAKRGEEFPLTVVREVKEETGLDVTPGRLVRLTSGYRLRVEVAYEALHTGGTLKIDDFEILEARWFDPDELPQGLQDSHRQLITPEGTATSPAARPGTS; this is translated from the coding sequence ATGAAGCGAGTTGTCGCCCGGCTCTGGCACGCCATGCGGGGGTCCGTGCAGTGGCGGGTCCTGTGGCTGGCGAACGCCAAGTTCATGGTGGGCGTGACCGGGGTGGTCCGTAACGACGCCGGACAGGTGCTCCTGCTGAAGCACCGGATGTGGCCCGAGAGCCGCCCGTGGGGACTGCCCACGGGGTTCGCGAAGAGGGGTGAGGAATTCCCCCTCACCGTCGTCCGTGAGGTCAAGGAGGAGACGGGGCTCGATGTGACGCCCGGCCGTCTCGTCCGTCTGACCAGCGGATACCGACTCCGCGTGGAGGTCGCCTACGAGGCCCTGCACACCGGAGGAACCCTGAAGATCGACGACTTCGAGATTTTGGAGGCCCGGTGGTTCGACCCGGACGAGTTGCCGCAGGGACTGCAGGACTCCCATCGCCAACTCATCACCCCAGAAGGCACTGCAACAAGCCCGGCCGCCCGCCCCGGGACGAGCTGA